CCTGACCAAATGCCGCTTGGCCGGCGCTCATGCTGTGGGCATGGATATGGAACAATTCCGCCGCGAATTTGCCGTTGCCATTGCCGGCATCGACCAGCTTGAACCCGAACAGCAAGATAGGGTCAAACACATGGCGGCCGCAGTCGAGAGCGACATTATGGCACCCTATCTGGTGATTCTACGCTCCGCGATCGAAGGCAAAGGATCACCGGACGAAAACGAGCTGGCCGCCGCCTACGGCACCAGTTCACCAGGCCGAATCCGCCGTTTGCTCGACCATCTGGAAACGCTCGGTCTCGTGGTTATCCGCGAGGAATATGGCGGCGGGCGCACCTTGATGGTGCCCGGCATCCAAGGCAGCAGTGAAGTACAAACCGCTTAGATGCGTGCAGCACCAAGAGATTGGGCCGCGCCGGACAATACGCCGGAGCGGCCCCAAAACTGCGTTATTCGGTCAGCGTCTCGACCCGCTCGGGTGAAGGCTCTTCGACTTTTTCCATCGTGTTGATACTGACATGCGGCCATACGATACGGCCCGGGAGCCCGCTCGTACGAGGATCGAAATCGAGCATCGCAACCTGCAAATATTGCAGCCGCAATTTCGGGTGACCCTGGGCATCTTTTTCGGCCAGTTCCTGAATCCAGAAGGTCGACTTCATGGATGAGGCATTGGCCTGCTTCACGATAAACGGAATATTTGCAATCCCGCCGGTGAGCGCCTGAGTGTCCACCGGCAAAGTTGTGGTCCGCACGATATCGACGCCCTGATTGGCTTCCTTAAGCAGTTCGGTGGGATGCACCGGATCAAACACTCCCTTGAACGGGTTGTCATGGAAATGTTTATACGGTGCCAGATAGGGGTGATCGAGATCTGGCGGTGCCTTTAAGGGCAACCCGCTGACATCGGGAATTTCCGGCGCGCCATCCCGCGCCGGTTCGCTTTTCCCCAAAGCTAGCGCGACATCGCCATGGGGAACGGTTGAAAGACGCGCGATGTCGAAACCATCGGTCTTCTGATCAAGCATGTTGAGCCACAGGCCAGGCTCATGGTGGATCGTATTGCCGGGCGCGGAAGTGGGACCGCGTGTGGCAGGGTCACTCGGAGGGAAATCCTCGACCGCGATCTGGTCAACCACCTGTTCGTAATCCAGCGCAACCAGCGTCTGGTCGGCTTGCACGCCAAGTCTATCCAGGCCGCGATTGGGTACACCTTTAGCAACGAGATCGAAAACCAGCGTTTCATTATACTGGTTGAGCAGCAACCGGTAATCGAGCGGGCTATCGGGCCGCGTCTGGAACGGCAGCGCAATCATGTTCCAACCGCGCCCCGGCAAGTTGGGCGTATTCTTCCACACACCGGGCAGCAATTGCAGCGCGCCGAGCAGTTCGTCGCCGCGTTCTGCAGTTTCAATCGTCCGGCCGCCGCCAGAAAGTTTCTTCAATTGCGAAGCGCTGATATCCATCGGAATTCTCCTGTTTTAAGGGGTATGGGAAATGCAAAACCAGGTGGTCGGAGCCGCAAGGAACGCGGCCCCGATCGCACGCTAGATGCCTTCGACAATGAGTCTGGTGTCAGGCAGCCGCTTTAGGTGCGGTATCTGCAAATCCGGTCTCGCCATTCGCGACAGGGCGTTGAGAGCCGCAGCTATGGCGCCTTCCTGCCAGCCGGGCAGCGAGGATAGCTGGTCGCCGACGACGAAGAACACCGGGTCCGACATAGTGCCCGACGCATCGTAAACACCGGTGCCCTGAGACAATTTGTTGAAATGTCCGGCAGCAACATCGGGTTCTCCCAATGCCTGCCAATAGGCCCAGCCGCCTTTGATATACGGCATTTTCTGCCACGCAATGGCGACACCATCGTGCAACCCGGCGCCGAATTTCTTGTTGAACAAGGATGCACCTTCGCGGGCCAGATCAAGCCGCTGGGCCACTGGCATATTGCCTGCCTTGAATGCGTTTTCGGTGAAATTATACGCGCCGGTCAGAACACCTTTCTGATCGTGATAGGCGTTGGACGGGTACCAGATCTGCATGATCGGATGTGATGTCCAGCTGATACCGCCAAAAATCGGCACAACGCCTTCTTCTTCGTCGGGCACGTCCTGCGCGTCGAACTTCTTCTCGGGATAATGCTGGTGAGTGATCTTCTCTCCCTGCCAAAGCACGCGGTCGGCCTGCCAACCGACTTTGCTGGTGCAGGCGAGGAATTTGTCGCGATACTTGCCGTCCGGCCCTTTGCGCGAACGATCCTGCGCGGCGAATACGGCAGAGAGACCCTGCTTGAACGGTTCATCGAAGCCTTTTCCTGGCGAACCCTCGCGCAGCTTCTCCGACAGAATCTCCGACAGAAACGGCATCGCCATATTGGAGAAGCAATAGTCCGCGCGATGTTCGATCAGCTCGTCGGTCCCGACTTGCGCAACCAGAACCACAAATTCCTTGGCCGTGTCGTCCCAATCAATCGATTGGACCGGGCTGTTCAAATGAATGTCACCGCCCAGCTCGGCAACTTTTCTGGCAAAGGCATGTTGAACCTGATCCATGCCGCCAACCGGCTGGAAAATCGCTTGCTGCCACAGGAAATCGGCAGGCTGATAGAAGCGCGTTTGCTTCCAGAATTCGGAACCCAGCAGGTCTTCCAGTTTGATCGCTTCAGCTATCTTGCCCGCTTTTACTCCTGGCAAAACATCGAAACCTGCGCGCGAAATCGCGTTTTCAAAGCCTTCAGTGCCGGGCGTTGGGGCATAGCGCCCCTTTTCGTCCAGCTCACCGAATGAGATCATCAGTTTCCGCAGCTTGTCGGCAAGATCGCTCTGCTCGGCTTTCGCCACAGCCAGATTCTTCGACCCCAACAACTCCTCGGCATTTTCATAGACCATCTGCGCGATCCAGCCGCGCACATTGTGATCCAGCTGGCGGTAGACCAGCGGCGTGTCTTTGAGCGGCCCCTGTTGCATATATACAAGGTTCGACATCGAATTCATGACGTAGATTTCGACTTCGACACCGAAATCGCGCAGATAATTGAGCAGGCGTTTATGCGATGACGGGATCCGTCCGGGCCCAGCATTGAGATAGGGAGGGCTGTCCCCGACCGGCTGTTTGAACCGCACCGTCTGCGTTTCGCCCGGCTCCGAACCGAACAGCTTCGAGCATTTATCTTCCGTCAGCGTGTCACCTGTCCGGAGGCTGAGGCACCGCCCGCCAGTGCGGTTTTGCGCCTCCAGAACGGTGACATCCATCCCCGTCTCATGCGCGAGCAGTTCATAGGCCGTGGTCAGTCCGCCAACCCCCGCTCCCAATATGAGAGCGCGCTTTCCTTCAAAGCTGCCCGGCTCAAGCCGAATGGCTCCCGGAGTGATCGCCATTTGCGCGTTCGTCGCATCGTCCAGCGCTGCCCACGCCCGGGCCTTCGGATTCTGTTGGAGATATTCGGCTCTGCTAATCGATTCGGTCATGTCGTACTCCCGCAGGTTGCTTGCACGATCGCTAATACGATTCGCGCAGTTCATTGCTTTTTCGACGCCGAAGTTGATCTCGATTAATGTATTTCTACACTGCCATTTCAAACGCTATAGTATAAAACGGTCACTCGTTCGAAAATAAAGCGAATTCTCCTGTGAGACGGTAATTTTCTATTCATTTCATAATTCTGGAAATGCGCTTATCGACCGGTTTCGCAAAACCACATTCCTGATTGGGCTGATGGTCATCGCATGGTAGGTTTCACACCGAAACGAATCGCGCCCTCACGCGTTGGATGAGGGCAGATGAAATTTGGAGAGACACATGACGAAGAGCTATCACAATCTGATCGACGGCGAGCTGGTTGGAACCGATACCACAATGGAGGTTCTGAACCCGGCCAATGAGCAAGTGATCGGCCTCGTCCCGTCCTGCGGCAAGGACGAGCTGGACCGTGCAGTGGCTGCTGCGCGCAAGGCCTTCAAGACGTGGTCCAAGACTCCGATTGAAGATCGCCGCGCGGTAATCCAGGCGATGTCCGGCGCGATCAAGGAAAACGCCGATGAGCTGTTCCGCCTGCTGACCAGCGAGCAAGGCAAGCCGCACGATCAAGCTAAGGGCGAGATTTACGGCGCAGCGGGCATGATGGCGGCGCAATCGACGCTTTCTCTCGACGATGAAATCAACGAGGATAGCGACCAGCGCCTCAGCCGCACGCGCCGCGTTCCAGTGGGCGTTGTCGGCGGCATCGTGCCGTGGAACTTCCCGGTTATGATGGCGATGCAGAAAATCGCACCGGCAATGCTGAGCGGTTGCACCATCGTGCTCAAACCCTCGCCTTTCACCCCGCTCGCAACGCTGCGCATTGCCGAGCTTATCAAGGACATTGTGCCTGCCGGCGTGGTCAATATCATCACCGGCGAAGACTCGCTCGGCCCGCTCATCACCGAGCATGAGGACATCGACAAGATCACGTTCACCGGCTCCACCGCTACCGGCAAGAAGATCATGGAAGGCGCCTCGAAAGACCTCAAACGCATCACGCTGGAACTGGGCGGAAACGATGCATCCATCGTGCTGCCGGATGCCGATGTCGAGAAAGTCGCCGAGCAGCTTTTCTGGTCCAGCTTCAGCAATGCCGGGCAAATCTGCGTTGCGGCAAAGCGCATCTACATCCACGAAGATATTTATGACGAGCTGTCCGCCGCCATCGCCAAAGTCGCCGAAGGCGTGACCGTGGGTGACGGTTCGCAGCAAGGCACAGGCGTTGGCCCGATCCAGAACAAGAAGCAATTCGACCGCGTGTGCGAGCTGATTCAGGACGCGAAAGACAATGGCTACAAATTCCTGAGCGGCGGCGATGTCGACCCGTCAGGCACCGGCTATTACGTCCCGATCACGATCCTCGACAACCCGCCCGAAGACGCCCGCATCGTCGCCGAAGAACAGTTCGGCCCGGTGATGCCGCTGATGAAATTCAGCAGCGAGGAAGAGGCTATCGAGCGCGCCAACAACTCCGAATACGGCTTGGCCGGAGCGATCTGGACCAAGGACACCGACAAAGGCGTGGCAATGGCAGAGCAATTGGAAACCGGCACAGTGTGGATCAACGAATTTCTCCACCTCAGCCCCTTCGCCCCGTTCGGCGGTCACAAGCAGTCAGGCTTCGGCGCGGAATATGGCAAGGAAGGCCTGCAGGAGTTTACCTATCCGCAGGTCATTACGGTGAAGAAAGATGCGGCAGTCTAATTTGGCGCTGTGCTCTCCGATTTGAAAGCTAAGCTGGATGCGCTTGGGTGGTATCAAATTCACCCAAGCCATTCCGCACCCAAGAATTTTGTCGCTGATTTTGAAGCGCTGATCGGTTCGCAGCTGCCAGAAGATTATCACGCATTCCTAGCGCATTTCCCTTGTGATTCCGGCCCTTATGCGTCGGTAACATCACCCATTATTGAAGGCCCCCGCGAAGGAGGCGATTCAGGGTTGATGGTCTGTTTCGGCCATAACCCTGAAAGCGTCAGTCTGACCTCTATCAATCAGGATCCGGAATGGGCAATCTCTGGGATGATCCTAATCGGCGATGACATATTCGGGAACTGGTTTTATCTCGATCTTGCGGACGGAAAAGTCTGGTTCTTTGACCGCGATGGCAGCGCCACCACTCCGGGCGAAGGGCTGGCTCTAGTCGGGTACAGCTTTTCGGACTTCATTGTCCGTATGAAGATTGAGCCCGACGGCGACATTGTACCAGAGCCGCGCAAAGCCAACTTGCTGGAGCGGTTACGCGATTGGCTGGCCTAGCCCATTTTTGTCCGAGCGCTTGGTCTGTGATCAGTTTGACCAGCGCGCAGTTCAACCAAACACTAGGTTGCCGGTTTGCGCGAGAGGTTGGCTTGAGGGTTAGCGCCCGATTACATCGTCATTCTTGCGCTTTGCCCGTCATCGACTTTGATAACCGCGCCGGTCACGCATTCGCTGGCGGGACTACACAGATAGAGCACCGTGGAGTCCAGTTGTGCAGGTACCGGCACACGCTTGCGCGCGACCCATTCACGGGGATCGCCGCCAGCCGGTCAATCCGCCTTGCACAAAGCGCCACCGCTGCACCTTGCGCAGCAAGCAGTCGGGCAAACCGCTCACCCAAACCCGATGAAGCACCGGTAACCAGAGCAACCCGTCCGGTCAGATCATGCGAAACATTGGGCATTGGAAAGTCAGCCATAGTCTAGCCCCTAAATACCACGGTCTTTTTCCCGTTAAGCAATACCCGTTCTTCCAGATGCAGCCGCAACGCCTCTGCCAGAACCCGGCTTTCGATATCGCGGCCCTTGCGGACCAGATCGCAGGGCCTGTCGGCGTGCGTGATCGCCTCGACATCCTGATGGATGATCGGACCTTCATCGAGATCGGTTGTGACGTAATGCGCAGTTGCGCCGATCATCTTCACCCCGCGTGCGTGCGCCTGATGGTACGGCTTTGCGCCTTTAAAGCCGGGCAGGAAACTATGGTGGATATTGATACAGCGGCCCGCGAAATATGCCGCCTGCTCATCCGACAATATCTGCATATAGCGTGCCAGAACCACCAGCTCTGCGCCGCTCTCTTCGGCAATCGCACGAACCTGCGCCTCTTGCTGCGCCTTGGTATCTTTGGTGATCGGCAAGTGATGGAAAGGCAGACCGGACAGATCAGTATGGCTGATCGCCTCTACCGGATGGTTCGAGACAATGGCTACCACTTCCATCGGTAATTCCCCGATCCGGGAACGATAGAGCAAGCTAGCGAGGCAGTGGTCAAATTTGCTGACCATCAGCATTACACGGCGCGGACGGTCACGGCTGACTATCTTCCAGTCCATACCCTGCCGCGATGCGAACGCGGCGAAACCCTTGCGCAATGTATCGGATGAGGCACCCGCCGGATCAAAAGCAACACGCATAAAAAACGCGTTGCTCTCGCGGTCGTTGAACTGCTGCGCCTCCAGCACATTACAGCCCTGCTCGAACAGAAAACCGGTGACGTTGGCAGTGATGCCCGGACGATCCGGGCAGGACAGGGTCAGGACTAAGGCTTCGCTCATCTTACCTGCGGCTGAGCGCTTCTTCGCTTTGCGTCATCAGCTTCTGCATAATGTCGGCAACTGGCTCTTCTTCCTTCAGCATACCGACCGACTGGCCCGCCATGATCGAGCCGCTTTCCACATCGCCATCGATAACCGCGCGGCGGAGTGCGCCTGCCCAGAAATGTTCGATCTGCAATTGCGCCTCGCCCATTTCAATCTCGCCGCTGTCG
This genomic window from Pontixanthobacter aestiaquae contains:
- a CDS encoding heme-binding protein, translated to MDISASQLKKLSGGGRTIETAERGDELLGALQLLPGVWKNTPNLPGRGWNMIALPFQTRPDSPLDYRLLLNQYNETLVFDLVAKGVPNRGLDRLGVQADQTLVALDYEQVVDQIAVEDFPPSDPATRGPTSAPGNTIHHEPGLWLNMLDQKTDGFDIARLSTVPHGDVALALGKSEPARDGAPEIPDVSGLPLKAPPDLDHPYLAPYKHFHDNPFKGVFDPVHPTELLKEANQGVDIVRTTTLPVDTQALTGGIANIPFIVKQANASSMKSTFWIQELAEKDAQGHPKLRLQYLQVAMLDFDPRTSGLPGRIVWPHVSINTMEKVEEPSPERVETLTE
- a CDS encoding flavin monoamine oxidase family protein; protein product: MTESISRAEYLQQNPKARAWAALDDATNAQMAITPGAIRLEPGSFEGKRALILGAGVGGLTTAYELLAHETGMDVTVLEAQNRTGGRCLSLRTGDTLTEDKCSKLFGSEPGETQTVRFKQPVGDSPPYLNAGPGRIPSSHKRLLNYLRDFGVEVEIYVMNSMSNLVYMQQGPLKDTPLVYRQLDHNVRGWIAQMVYENAEELLGSKNLAVAKAEQSDLADKLRKLMISFGELDEKGRYAPTPGTEGFENAISRAGFDVLPGVKAGKIAEAIKLEDLLGSEFWKQTRFYQPADFLWQQAIFQPVGGMDQVQHAFARKVAELGGDIHLNSPVQSIDWDDTAKEFVVLVAQVGTDELIEHRADYCFSNMAMPFLSEILSEKLREGSPGKGFDEPFKQGLSAVFAAQDRSRKGPDGKYRDKFLACTSKVGWQADRVLWQGEKITHQHYPEKKFDAQDVPDEEEGVVPIFGGISWTSHPIMQIWYPSNAYHDQKGVLTGAYNFTENAFKAGNMPVAQRLDLAREGASLFNKKFGAGLHDGVAIAWQKMPYIKGGWAYWQALGEPDVAAGHFNKLSQGTGVYDASGTMSDPVFFVVGDQLSSLPGWQEGAIAAALNALSRMARPDLQIPHLKRLPDTRLIVEGI
- a CDS encoding aldehyde dehydrogenase family protein, with protein sequence MTKSYHNLIDGELVGTDTTMEVLNPANEQVIGLVPSCGKDELDRAVAAARKAFKTWSKTPIEDRRAVIQAMSGAIKENADELFRLLTSEQGKPHDQAKGEIYGAAGMMAAQSTLSLDDEINEDSDQRLSRTRRVPVGVVGGIVPWNFPVMMAMQKIAPAMLSGCTIVLKPSPFTPLATLRIAELIKDIVPAGVVNIITGEDSLGPLITEHEDIDKITFTGSTATGKKIMEGASKDLKRITLELGGNDASIVLPDADVEKVAEQLFWSSFSNAGQICVAAKRIYIHEDIYDELSAAIAKVAEGVTVGDGSQQGTGVGPIQNKKQFDRVCELIQDAKDNGYKFLSGGDVDPSGTGYYVPITILDNPPEDARIVAEEQFGPVMPLMKFSSEEEAIERANNSEYGLAGAIWTKDTDKGVAMAEQLETGTVWINEFLHLSPFAPFGGHKQSGFGAEYGKEGLQEFTYPQVITVKKDAAV
- a CDS encoding SMI1/KNR4 family protein, which gives rise to MKAKLDALGWYQIHPSHSAPKNFVADFEALIGSQLPEDYHAFLAHFPCDSGPYASVTSPIIEGPREGGDSGLMVCFGHNPESVSLTSINQDPEWAISGMILIGDDIFGNWFYLDLADGKVWFFDRDGSATTPGEGLALVGYSFSDFIVRMKIEPDGDIVPEPRKANLLERLRDWLA
- a CDS encoding SDR family NAD(P)-dependent oxidoreductase, which gives rise to MADFPMPNVSHDLTGRVALVTGASSGLGERFARLLAAQGAAVALCARRIDRLAAIPVNGSRASVCRYLHNWTPRCSICVVPPANA
- the purU gene encoding formyltetrahydrofolate deformylase, translated to MSEALVLTLSCPDRPGITANVTGFLFEQGCNVLEAQQFNDRESNAFFMRVAFDPAGASSDTLRKGFAAFASRQGMDWKIVSRDRPRRVMLMVSKFDHCLASLLYRSRIGELPMEVVAIVSNHPVEAISHTDLSGLPFHHLPITKDTKAQQEAQVRAIAEESGAELVVLARYMQILSDEQAAYFAGRCINIHHSFLPGFKGAKPYHQAHARGVKMIGATAHYVTTDLDEGPIIHQDVEAITHADRPCDLVRKGRDIESRVLAEALRLHLEERVLLNGKKTVVFRG